GTCTTTCTGATGCATCGAGTATTGTCTGATTTGGTATCTGCTTATTAGAATTGTTGAATGGGGAGTTAGACAGAAATTTTGGTGAATTTAGTAATATTCCTTTTTGTGGAGAATGTTCCATAATATTCATAGGCCCCAAATCTGACTCTTCTCCAGATGAGCTGTTTGAAAAGTTTAAATCTCTTTGAATTTTACagatcttctttttctttgaacTTTCACCTGATCCAAATAAACATTTTTGCACTCTACGTGGAGTGTATAATGATTCTCTTGGTAGATATACAGACATGTTCCAACAGCTTTTAATAAGTACTTCAAAAGCTGAAAGAGGGacaagaattatataaaaatcatgaaaaaaatagaaacattgCTTACTAATACAACTTttgcatttataaattattttaattttaatattaaggtCGCATTAGTTATAAAAAAACATGATTTTTTCAAACCGGTtacgataataatataacaatgaatctttccatttatatttatattttaattaatattaagaaaaGCTAGAGGAAAACAAATTCTGgaaagtataataaataaataaactaaccTCAATCAGCACGAAGAATAATTCATATgttgttgaaaatatttttacctcttctcgttttattaattttccaaatatctcaaatcatattttattacatgtCTATTAacatatctatatatttgtgtaataactttaaataatattaatatctgCTTTAAAACTAATCCATTCACATAACCGAAAATCTGGAACTGCTATAAAGTTTCCGTTTTTGTACCATGTTTCCACATTCATTCACTCTTATCCGGAACTATATATAAAACGATTGGATGCTCTAGTCAAAAAATATGTCCGATGAGAATGAATATGATAACAGAGAGGAAATCAGACTGCTCACGTTCATTGTTCTATTTGTCTCACAGTATAGGTGCCGCACCACGTAGCTAAATGCTGAAGATGTTCCATTATAGCATGTACGAGAACCTATTTACCTCAACACAAACAAGGTACACATACATTCATAGTCTTACGCTACAAGAGTCTATCCGAACTTCTATCCGAAATAGAcaagtataaataatattaaattttaaaatcatcaaatatttcaaaataataaaattacgcaATAATTAAACTTAGTTGTTTTAGAAAgggaaattaattgtttattataatctttttagaaaagaaaaaaaatctttcCTTTCGAACGATGGTGGACCAGTGGAATGAcgcaataattttaatatatcttttatacacAAATCTACTCTCCTTGCGATAATGTTTTTGTTATAATGAAATCtaaatttcgttttattgaTATAGAAatgatatagaaatattatttgcagCCCATCAATTATTGAAATTActgttaaaatgaaatttatattttattataacaaaaatattatcgagaggaaaataaatttaatgttcaatcTAAAAAGTTATCGTAAATAGAGAGTATATTAGAATTATTGAGTCATTCGACTGATCCTTTATCGTTTGAAAGGAAAGATTTTCTCTTCTTCAGTaagaaaagatataataaacaattaatttctctttctttcgtttgtGATGGAACTAAATAGGTTTTTGTATATGCTAGCATAGAATACCTTTAGCGTTATGGGCAGCACTGGTCTAGAAACAGCCGAAATCATAAATATGAGCACTTTCATTTCCTTGATAATAATAAAGGTGTCAAATATGTCATGAAGAAACaggtaataaaaaattaaaattataattaaaattaaaagttctTGAATTACAATAATTTCAGTTAATGAGTATTTGGTATATTTTAATTCAGTAACgaagcaataaaaaataaaaaattaataaaaaaaatgttgctTTATAAGATACTTTTGATGTATTCAAATAAggtattcaaataattttgacaaattttatattctagAGATCTACTTCTCagataaagaataaataaaattctgttattatattgttttaaattatatatttaagcaactgaaaatattaaaaatattaacgtattaatgataaatttttattatcaatattatttctttcattacataaatattaccAACAATAAGTCATTGATActacattatttaaaaatgagAACATTTTTATGCCTTTGCGATATGCGGGACAAATGATATTTAAAGTCTTATATGGGAAAGATAGGTTAAAAGGTAAATgccattttattaaaatgaataaCAAGTAATAGagcttaatttgaataaatcatgGCTAGATCATGAAGTACGATGTCTCCGGATATTTTAAGAGTATCGATGATAGTTGGTTGTAATCTATGTTTGAATTCACCAATCATTTTTTCGCCTAACCATATTGTATATGCTTCGATTTCGCATCGAATTCTATAAAAGGAAAACCATAAAAAATTACAGTCAGAAAGTCAACAAGTTACTCGAATTTTCAAAaagtaattagtaattatttataacaatatcTTGAATTAAACTTGACTTAGTTAGTTAAAGTTTCATGCATatcgtattttgtattttttaaagatggAAAAACCTACGTTAGAAGAAAATCACGACCAGGCATCCATAGATGACTTGAGTGCCTTTCTTCGCGTCCCCAAGATCCATTTGACCAACAGTTCATAACGACATAGGGTGCGCTACTGCCATATAAAAAACGTGGATTTAAATGCAATGCAATTACCGGATGTGGATAAACTGCTTTTCccttttgtaaatttatataaaatctgtTAGCAAATATAGAAACGAATTAttgtttattctttctttcctcttctttgcaaatttatttaattctcaaAAGATCATCAACACTCACGAATGAGGCAGAAGTTTCAGTCTTCCAGCAATGAAAAGCCTAGCTCCggttttaaattcattttctatATCTACCGTAAGTGGAATATCCTACAtacagaatatttaataataattgatatttcaaCTAGTAAAAAGCCGAGTTAGTAATTTTAGAAAGACTTACAAGAAATTCGACCAGTGGCTGATCAATTTTTAAACTTAAAACGTTACTTGGCCTGCATAACTTTGGATCAGGATAAACGAACAATTCAAATTGCCTAAACCGAGTGTCTTCCAATGATCCATTTATTTCAAGATACATTACATCTTCAAGAGGCATTCTATACGCAAATGCGCAAAAATGTTCTGCATTGACAGCAatctaataaaaagaaaattaatttcgaataaatataaGTACTATAAAATTGATAGTTATATTAAATAACCCTCATTTCTTACTTGATATTCATTGGCAgtacaaaatatcaaaatgtgAACATAGGAGTTCCGACGGAAAGCGGTATGCCCTGCAGGAGAACAGGTTTCCTCCTCTTCCCAACATCCCCtaaatttcgaatttcgaacCACATAACCCCTGTCTAATCGTGCGTTGAAATGCAATGCGATATTTCCGGTAGTTTTGCATAATAAGTTCACTGAAAATCTGTGGTAATTGTGTTTTAACGAATATTACAATTGTAATTTTACAACTTCACGATTGTAATTTTCCTGCTTGTTTACTGTTTGTTTTAATATgacttttaaaattaaaaaaatttcggTTACGAGATTTTTTTTGCGATAAGATATCACCTCAAAGCATTGGGAGGAACATAGCCTGTAACCACTATAGCTGATGTTGGTTTCAAAGGTTGCAATGGAACCGGTTTTGAAGCATTCTGGAATAGAATgcgtacatatatttatagttaaagatatatatattacacaaaaaagtatttatattaatactttattactataaattatattttcgaaatatctTGTATATAAGATAAACTTTTAATGCAAATTAAATTAATCTATGCTTATGTACAATCATCAAAATATGATACGAATATGTTTTGAATGAACTTTTGTTGTATTTCGGAATACCTTTGCGTTTTAAATTTGATAAGTTCAACTACATAATAACTTCTATATAACttatataacttatattatataacttattGAGTTATTATATAGAACATTTCAATTCTTTACTAGTCTTTGTTAGAATGTTCTGTGGTATAAACAagacaaaaatgttatatactcacAAATCGTTTTAAACTTCATTAAAaggttataataaaaataggaaatatggAGAGAACGTTACTTAGTCTTCCAGTATCATTTGATTTCATACTAGAACACCATATATGCTGGATATTCCAAGATAAAATATCGtagttaataaaataatcttcATTTATTAAGGACATGTAGTTTGAAAATAAAGATACAAgcggaaaatttaaaaaagaataaggTGGGATAAATGTTGGGAAACTATACATAAGCACAATACATATAAACTATTCGGAATCCGGATACGAATCTTCGACATTAGTCGCCatgagaatcattttattacATGTGCAAGTTTTCATCTTCATTTTCTTAGTACAAGATAATCATTCACAACTATTTGAATCTAAACAAGAAAAAGGACAAGATTAAAGAAACgcttttttgaaatttcttagTACCTAATCTGAAGATATTTTCGTTTCATGATTTTAGTATAAATACAATTCATTGTAAATTTACAGCACAacttttaaatgtattttttctgAAACAAAATTAGCGTTTGAATTAAAAgctaaaacagaaaatatttagtaaaaatttaCGTAGACGTTTGATTCAAACTTGTGTATATgtactatacatacatatgtacgtctATATATGTGTAGTTTATTCAAGACTAACCATACTACAAACATGCAGTATTAATAGTATTATGTGTACATTCATCAGttattaatcaattttatagaatttttcgaTTGAAAATCTCGTCTTATAATTCTTTAGTGCTAAATATAATTGCCAAAGAGAGAGTAGATTATGATTAGACTGCAGATATTTgtgcaaatatttgtatatttatacttGTCACAAATGCATAAATGTCCGTAGTCAAGTCATATGTATCAGAATTAtgtatatacaatgttatatcattatactatcgtgtatatatatatatgttcattATGATTATGATGTATTTATATATCTCTAACCTAATAAGTCAAACTGATAAAGATCATTGAcatattaattgattaattggttaattatattacttaaaGCAATGCAAATTTAACTCGACTGAAGATTTAGTTATCAATGTAATAATCAAGTTCACATACTTGTGATACTAAATAA
This genomic window from Bombus terrestris chromosome 9, iyBomTerr1.2, whole genome shotgun sequence contains:
- the LOC100649028 gene encoding 32 kDa beta-galactoside-binding lectin isoform X2, with the protein product MYLHYLVSQNASKPVPLQPLKPTSAIVVTGYVPPNALRFSVNLLCKTTGNIALHFNARLDRGYVVRNSKFRGCWEEEETCSPAGHTAFRRNSYVHILIFCTANEYQIAVNAEHFCAFAYRMPLEDVMYLEINGSLEDTRFRQFELFVYPDPKLCRPSNVLSLKIDQPLVEFLDIPLTVDIENEFKTGARLFIAGRLKLLPHSFYINLQKGKAVYPHPVIALHLNPRFLYGSSAPYVVMNCWSNGSWGREERHSSHLWMPGRDFLLTIRCEIEAYTIWLGEKMIGEFKHRLQPTIIDTLKISGDIVLHDLAMIYSN
- the LOC100649028 gene encoding galectin-6 isoform X1; the encoded protein is MSVHQTEIFVQTKENALREFSFVDEETVPLNASKPVPLQPLKPTSAIVVTGYVPPNALRFSVNLLCKTTGNIALHFNARLDRGYVVRNSKFRGCWEEEETCSPAGHTAFRRNSYVHILIFCTANEYQIAVNAEHFCAFAYRMPLEDVMYLEINGSLEDTRFRQFELFVYPDPKLCRPSNVLSLKIDQPLVEFLDIPLTVDIENEFKTGARLFIAGRLKLLPHSFYINLQKGKAVYPHPVIALHLNPRFLYGSSAPYVVMNCWSNGSWGREERHSSHLWMPGRDFLLTIRCEIEAYTIWLGEKMIGEFKHRLQPTIIDTLKISGDIVLHDLAMIYSN